Proteins encoded within one genomic window of Methanomassiliicoccus luminyensis B10:
- a CDS encoding DUF167 domain-containing protein: MDRSEVLRPAKGGVELEIMVTPNARSAAVGEVDPWRKRLVIKVQALPTEGRANKAVVELLSDFFDTKAEIVRGHTDRQKTVFLPVSMDAAVSRLEGK, from the coding sequence ATGGACCGGTCCGAAGTCCTCCGCCCGGCGAAGGGAGGGGTGGAGCTGGAGATCATGGTCACCCCCAACGCGAGGTCCGCCGCGGTGGGGGAGGTGGACCCCTGGAGGAAGCGGCTGGTCATCAAGGTGCAGGCGCTGCCGACGGAGGGCAGGGCCAACAAGGCGGTGGTCGAGCTCCTGAGCGATTTCTTCGACACCAAGGCCGAGATAGTCAGAGGGCACACCGACCGGCAGAAGACCGTTTTCCTGCCGGTGAGCATGGACGCCGCCGTCTCCCGCCTGGAGGGGAAATGA
- a CDS encoding Lrp/AsnC family transcriptional regulator, whose product MAGPMKLDDKDRIIITMYAEDPDISQEKIAARLNMTQPSVAARVAALRKEGGLEKQLGVNPIKMGMYLAKVEASCTAPRDVLKKMRGCPYFAHGFTASGRRNLFMLFFSESITTLESIVDCHLRSDPSVSEVDLDLLITSEKDFVIPIRMKPDLCDGAPCGIEHSCYECSSFKEEKCLGCPATGQYRGNVLGRAVASAREPGSARQ is encoded by the coding sequence ATGGCAGGACCGATGAAGCTCGATGACAAGGACCGCATCATCATAACGATGTACGCCGAGGACCCCGACATCTCCCAGGAGAAGATCGCCGCCCGGCTGAATATGACCCAGCCCTCCGTGGCGGCGCGGGTGGCCGCCTTGAGGAAAGAGGGAGGGCTGGAGAAGCAGCTGGGCGTGAACCCCATCAAAATGGGCATGTACCTGGCCAAGGTGGAGGCGTCCTGCACCGCGCCCCGCGACGTCCTGAAAAAAATGAGAGGGTGCCCGTACTTCGCCCACGGCTTCACCGCCTCGGGGCGGCGGAACCTGTTCATGCTGTTCTTCAGCGAGAGCATCACCACTCTCGAATCGATCGTGGACTGCCACCTTCGGTCCGATCCCTCGGTGAGCGAGGTCGACCTCGACCTCCTGATCACGTCGGAGAAGGACTTCGTCATCCCCATCCGGATGAAGCCGGACCTGTGCGACGGCGCTCCCTGCGGGATCGAGCATAGCTGCTACGAGTGCTCCTCTTTCAAGGAAGAGAAGTGCCTGGGCTGTCCCGCCACCGGCCAGTATCGCGGCAATGTCCTGGGACGGGCGGTGGCGTCCGCGCGGGAGCCCGGGTCCGCGCGTCAGTAG
- a CDS encoding proteasome-activating nucleotidase: MRDKIEVLERRNGELLEEIRRVEGEKRYVESELFRLQKELKRMRAEMERLKSPPLIIGAIKDVLADGRVIVKSSTGPDFIVSTSEYVPMEDLIVGARVALNKQTLAVMGVLPPSLDPIVIGAEIIEKPAISYGEIGGLEEQVLEVREAVEDPLLRPELYKKVGIEPPKGVLLVGPPGTGKTLLAKAVAHQTNATFIRFVGSELVQKYIGEGARLVRELFELAKEKAPSIVFIDELDSIGAKRLEVATSGDREVQRTLMQLLAELDGFNPIGDVKIIGATNRPDILDEALLRPGRFDRIIEIPVPGYEGRLEILKIHIKKMAIEENISLPELALKAEGATGADIKAICTEAGMFAIRDNRDHVSMLDFERAIGKVLDNEANKIVESGVMFA, translated from the coding sequence ATGAGGGACAAGATCGAGGTCCTGGAGAGGCGTAACGGCGAACTTCTCGAAGAGATCCGCAGGGTCGAGGGCGAGAAAAGGTACGTCGAGAGCGAGCTCTTCCGGCTCCAGAAGGAGCTGAAGAGGATGCGGGCGGAGATGGAGAGGCTGAAGTCCCCTCCCCTGATCATCGGGGCGATCAAGGACGTTCTGGCCGATGGCCGCGTCATCGTCAAATCCTCCACTGGTCCCGACTTCATCGTTTCCACCTCGGAATATGTTCCCATGGAAGACCTCATCGTGGGCGCCAGGGTCGCGCTGAACAAGCAGACCCTCGCGGTCATGGGCGTGCTGCCTCCGTCTCTCGATCCCATCGTCATCGGGGCCGAGATAATCGAGAAGCCTGCCATCTCCTACGGGGAGATCGGCGGACTGGAGGAGCAGGTCCTGGAGGTCCGCGAAGCGGTCGAGGACCCCCTGCTGAGGCCTGAGCTGTACAAGAAGGTCGGCATCGAGCCGCCCAAGGGAGTGCTGCTGGTCGGCCCGCCCGGAACGGGGAAGACCCTCCTGGCCAAGGCGGTCGCTCACCAGACCAACGCCACGTTCATCAGGTTCGTGGGGTCCGAGCTGGTCCAGAAGTACATCGGCGAGGGGGCGCGCCTGGTCAGGGAGCTGTTCGAGCTGGCGAAGGAAAAGGCGCCCAGCATCGTGTTCATCGACGAGCTGGATTCCATCGGCGCCAAGAGGCTGGAGGTCGCGACCTCAGGGGACCGGGAGGTCCAGAGGACGCTCATGCAGCTTCTCGCCGAGCTTGACGGGTTCAACCCCATCGGGGACGTGAAGATCATCGGGGCCACCAACCGCCCGGACATCCTGGACGAGGCGCTGCTCCGGCCCGGTCGTTTCGACAGGATCATCGAGATCCCCGTGCCCGGCTACGAGGGCCGCCTGGAGATACTGAAGATCCACATCAAGAAGATGGCCATCGAAGAGAACATCTCGCTTCCGGAACTTGCCCTCAAGGCCGAGGGCGCTACCGGCGCGGACATCAAGGCGATCTGCACCGAGGCCGGCATGTTCGCCATCCGGGACAACCGGGACCACGTCTCGATGCTCGACTTCGAGAGGGCCATCGGCAAGGTGCTGGATAACGAGGCCAACAAGATCGTCGAGTCCGGCGTGATGTTCGCCTGA
- a CDS encoding MBL fold metallo-hydrolase codes for MSGLEVHVLASGSDGNCTALSSEGVTILIDAGISGRRIAKLMGGVGLDPRDLSAILLTHEHSDHVSGAGIMSRKYHVPVCCNENTLVCSNIGAVDSTMLFQTHRTFSIGHLQITPLPISHNAAEPNAFFITARDKKFLLATDLGRVNPEVFAALREVDLAVIEANHDVQMLINGPYPPMLKSEIRSDRGHLSNIDCARALWATHSEDRKIFLAHLSKNNNTPELAQRTVARTLGCGNDRVDCLMHPDDVRTISL; via the coding sequence CTGAGCGGGCTTGAGGTCCATGTTCTAGCTAGCGGCAGTGACGGCAACTGCACCGCGCTGTCCTCGGAGGGCGTCACCATCCTGATCGACGCCGGGATATCGGGGAGGCGCATAGCCAAGCTCATGGGCGGTGTGGGCCTGGACCCCCGGGACCTCAGCGCGATACTGCTGACGCACGAACATTCGGACCATGTCAGCGGGGCCGGGATCATGTCCCGCAAGTACCACGTCCCCGTATGCTGCAACGAGAACACCCTGGTCTGCTCTAACATCGGGGCGGTCGACAGCACCATGCTCTTCCAGACCCATCGGACGTTCTCCATCGGGCACCTCCAGATCACCCCCCTCCCGATCTCCCACAACGCCGCCGAGCCGAACGCCTTCTTCATCACCGCCCGGGACAAGAAGTTCCTCCTGGCCACCGACCTGGGAAGGGTGAACCCAGAGGTGTTCGCCGCCCTCAGGGAGGTGGACCTGGCGGTCATCGAGGCGAACCACGACGTGCAGATGCTGATCAACGGCCCCTACCCCCCGATGCTGAAGAGCGAGATCCGCTCGGACCGCGGGCACCTGTCCAACATCGACTGCGCCAGGGCGCTGTGGGCCACCCACAGTGAGGACAGGAAGATCTTCCTGGCGCACCTCAGCAAGAACAACAACACCCCAGAGCTGGCGCAGAGGACGGTGGCCAGGACGCTGGGCTGCGGGAACGACAGGGTAGATTGCCTGATGCACCCGGACGACGTCCGGACCATCAGTTTGTGA
- the gcvPA gene encoding aminomethyl-transferring glycine dehydrogenase subunit GcvPA: MSMVPDERMLEELGIASVDELFTDIPLEVRVDGIDLPKGMSELEVIRTVRSVLGDNVTAADRPCFLGAGVYHRFIPSAVKTITSRSEFITSYTPYQPEISQGMLQSLFEYQSFMAELTGMEAVNSSNYDASTALGEAATMCHRINGRKKFMVPSIMSTGKRSVLSNYVKGAGMQIADYGFDPQTGEADMGDLRSKLGDDVSGVYIEVPNFVGVIDSHAAELKQDLKGAALVVGVDPISLGVLKAPADYGADIVIGEGQGLGSPMNFGGPLLGIFGCRQEHVRKMPGRIIGMTRDAAGRRAFCMTLQTREQHIRRSKATSNICTNEALMAVAAAAYLATVGGDGLKKLARASMGRAKTAMNALSGLKGFESPVFKAPHFNEFAVRTPIKPEKLAKVLMRRGIIGGLPLAKHVPELGDCMLFAATEMTTDEDIDKLVASLEGIA; the protein is encoded by the coding sequence ATGAGCATGGTCCCGGACGAGCGAATGTTGGAGGAGCTGGGGATCGCCAGCGTCGACGAGCTGTTCACGGACATACCTCTCGAGGTCCGTGTCGACGGAATAGACCTTCCGAAAGGGATGTCAGAACTCGAGGTGATCAGGACCGTCCGCTCCGTTCTCGGTGACAATGTCACCGCCGCGGACCGTCCGTGCTTCCTCGGCGCCGGGGTCTACCATCGGTTCATTCCTTCCGCGGTCAAGACCATCACCTCGCGCTCGGAGTTCATCACCTCCTACACGCCGTATCAGCCGGAGATCAGCCAGGGCATGCTCCAGTCCCTGTTCGAGTACCAGAGCTTCATGGCCGAGCTTACCGGCATGGAGGCGGTGAACTCGTCCAACTACGACGCCTCCACCGCGCTGGGGGAGGCGGCCACCATGTGCCACCGCATCAACGGGCGCAAGAAGTTCATGGTGCCTTCGATCATGAGCACGGGGAAGAGGAGCGTTCTGTCGAACTACGTCAAGGGAGCGGGGATGCAGATCGCCGACTACGGCTTCGACCCGCAGACGGGCGAGGCGGATATGGGGGACCTTCGCTCCAAGCTCGGCGATGACGTCTCGGGCGTATATATCGAAGTGCCGAACTTCGTCGGCGTCATCGACAGCCACGCCGCGGAGCTGAAGCAGGACCTCAAGGGCGCCGCATTGGTGGTCGGGGTCGACCCCATCTCCCTGGGCGTCCTGAAAGCGCCGGCGGACTACGGCGCGGACATAGTCATCGGGGAGGGGCAGGGCCTGGGCTCCCCGATGAACTTCGGCGGACCGCTCCTCGGCATATTCGGGTGCCGGCAGGAGCACGTGCGCAAGATGCCCGGACGCATCATCGGCATGACCAGGGACGCCGCCGGCAGGAGGGCCTTCTGCATGACCCTGCAGACCAGGGAGCAGCACATCCGGAGGAGCAAGGCGACGTCCAACATCTGCACCAACGAGGCGCTGATGGCGGTGGCCGCCGCCGCGTACCTGGCCACCGTGGGCGGGGACGGCCTGAAAAAGTTGGCGAGAGCGAGCATGGGCAGGGCGAAGACCGCCATGAACGCGCTGTCCGGGCTGAAGGGCTTCGAGAGCCCGGTGTTCAAGGCCCCCCACTTCAACGAGTTCGCGGTGCGGACGCCCATCAAGCCGGAGAAGCTGGCCAAGGTCCTCATGCGCCGCGGCATCATCGGCGGGCTCCCTCTGGCGAAGCACGTTCCCGAGCTGGGGGACTGCATGCTGTTCGCCGCCACCGAGATGACCACGGACGAGGACATAGACAAGCTCGTCGCATCGCTGGAGGGGATCGCATGA
- a CDS encoding DUF2240 family protein → MEIVKSFFYGQELLGAVNMGELETSLAVLFKRKGKNVITETEFIFTVSFDFRWFTPKEAQVLLDLALKRGLLSRTEEFLKPTFDYKDVEASLSFRPSKEVLVGEAEAPSLFAQLIHLISENGGMKKRDAVAKINRAQEKLGVDVEVAAILVAKEMGLDVEKYIEPAREEVRSR, encoded by the coding sequence ATGGAAATAGTGAAAAGCTTCTTCTACGGGCAGGAGCTGCTCGGAGCGGTGAACATGGGGGAACTCGAGACCAGTCTGGCGGTGCTGTTCAAGCGCAAGGGCAAGAACGTGATCACCGAGACGGAGTTCATCTTCACGGTGTCGTTCGATTTCCGCTGGTTCACCCCCAAGGAGGCGCAGGTGCTTCTGGACCTGGCGCTGAAGCGCGGCCTGCTGTCGAGGACCGAGGAGTTCCTCAAGCCCACCTTCGACTATAAGGACGTGGAGGCGTCGCTGTCGTTCCGCCCGAGCAAGGAGGTCCTGGTGGGGGAAGCGGAGGCGCCGTCCCTGTTCGCGCAGCTCATACATCTCATCTCCGAGAATGGCGGGATGAAGAAGAGGGACGCCGTCGCTAAAATAAACAGGGCGCAGGAGAAGCTGGGGGTCGACGTGGAGGTCGCCGCGATATTGGTGGCGAAAGAGATGGGGCTCGATGTCGAGAAGTACATCGAGCCGGCCAGGGAAGAGGTCCGGAGCCGGTGA
- a CDS encoding ATP/GTP-binding protein: protein MRYIYFIGTAGSGKSSMVQAYKEWLDNQGIDSIIVNLDPGTDFIPYEADVDIRDWINLGEVMKDYSLGPNGAQIVASDLMAVNTKEWVPAVKKMETNFALIDTPGQMELFAFRQSSTNLVEELGQEDGFLVFLSDPTLARTPNGFVSDMMLAAITQFRFSLPILNVLSKADLLTEEQLEGMGNWSRDPYALYNALTEREMSSQSVMSIEFLKAMENVGMYKELTPVSSEQGTGMEDIYNTIQQYFEGGEDLGRNVS from the coding sequence ATGAGGTACATCTATTTCATCGGCACCGCGGGCAGCGGCAAGAGCTCCATGGTACAAGCGTACAAGGAATGGCTCGACAATCAGGGCATCGATTCCATCATCGTCAACCTTGACCCCGGGACCGACTTCATTCCGTACGAGGCTGATGTGGACATCCGGGACTGGATCAACCTGGGAGAGGTCATGAAGGATTACTCGCTGGGGCCGAACGGCGCGCAGATCGTGGCCTCCGATCTCATGGCCGTCAACACCAAGGAATGGGTCCCCGCCGTCAAGAAGATGGAGACCAACTTCGCGCTCATCGACACCCCCGGGCAGATGGAACTGTTCGCCTTCCGGCAATCCTCCACCAACCTGGTGGAGGAGCTGGGCCAGGAGGACGGCTTCCTGGTGTTCCTGTCCGACCCCACCCTCGCCAGGACGCCCAACGGTTTCGTCTCCGATATGATGCTGGCCGCCATCACCCAGTTCCGCTTCTCCCTCCCCATCCTGAACGTGCTGTCCAAGGCGGACCTGCTCACCGAGGAGCAGCTGGAGGGGATGGGCAACTGGTCCCGCGACCCCTACGCCCTCTATAATGCCCTGACGGAACGCGAAATGAGCTCCCAATCGGTGATGAGCATAGAGTTCCTCAAGGCCATGGAGAACGTGGGGATGTACAAGGAGCTGACCCCCGTTTCCTCAGAGCAGGGCACCGGGATGGAGGACATCTACAATACCATCCAGCAATACTTCGAAGGCGGCGAGGACCTCGGGCGCAACGTCTCTTAG
- a CDS encoding winged helix-turn-helix domain-containing protein — protein sequence MKKPEVHKAFVDDVAARILIAALGRPLTALDVRDATGIPVAKVFYRIKLLEKHGLLSESGKVVDRKGREVPLYRSNLYNTYFFIDHSGKLRVRFQLVAENESQEDFTVDGSALV from the coding sequence ATGAAGAAGCCCGAGGTGCACAAGGCCTTTGTTGACGATGTCGCCGCGCGCATTCTCATCGCCGCGCTGGGCCGCCCACTCACAGCGCTCGACGTCCGCGATGCCACAGGGATCCCTGTCGCCAAGGTGTTCTACAGGATCAAGCTGCTGGAGAAGCACGGGCTGCTGTCGGAGTCCGGGAAAGTGGTGGACCGCAAGGGGAGAGAGGTGCCCCTGTACCGTTCCAACCTGTACAACACGTACTTCTTCATAGACCACAGCGGAAAGCTCAGGGTAAGGTTCCAGCTGGTGGCCGAGAACGAGAGCCAGGAGGACTTCACGGTCGACGGCTCGGCGCTGGTCTAA
- a CDS encoding multiprotein bridging factor aMBF1 translates to MICEMCGKQSEYTKTIFIEGTQLKVCKECSRFGESSDGKGGGKKSATGAAPSRAMVAERLQARERRMRTRDVYQEGEITAVDLVPEYARIIRDARMARNLKQEELAAKLNERVSIVAKLENGSIRPSDTLIKKLEKELGVKLTEKVSVVKTEGGHSAGKVLTLGDLIKKK, encoded by the coding sequence ATGATCTGCGAGATGTGCGGCAAACAGTCCGAATATACGAAGACGATTTTCATCGAGGGCACCCAGCTGAAGGTGTGCAAGGAATGCTCGCGGTTCGGGGAAAGCTCGGACGGCAAGGGAGGCGGCAAGAAGTCCGCCACCGGCGCGGCGCCCAGCAGGGCCATGGTGGCCGAGCGCCTGCAGGCCCGCGAGAGGCGCATGCGAACCAGGGACGTATACCAGGAAGGGGAGATCACCGCTGTCGACCTGGTGCCGGAGTACGCCCGCATCATCAGGGACGCCCGCATGGCCCGAAACCTCAAGCAGGAAGAGCTGGCCGCCAAGCTCAACGAGAGGGTCAGCATCGTCGCCAAGCTGGAGAACGGCTCCATCAGGCCCAGCGATACTCTCATCAAGAAGCTCGAGAAGGAGCTCGGGGTAAAGCTCACCGAGAAAGTGTCGGTGGTCAAGACCGAAGGCGGCCACTCTGCCGGAAAGGTCCTGACCCTCGGCGACCTCATCAAGAAGAAGTGA
- a CDS encoding nucleotide exchange factor GrpE, which produces MGKHEKGDRMDDLERSEQRGTAPEVSEEIASLKGQLDSLKKERDKQAALAEDYLNTARRVQAEFENYKKRTLREREEIVKAANEKLLADLLPVFDDFERALAAQCSEKELKDGIIKIHENIAALLREYEVKEIPSERFDPSVHEAFALGEGEDGKILEVYQKGYFLGNKVLRCSKVKVAKNTGDNNG; this is translated from the coding sequence ATGGGAAAGCACGAGAAAGGTGACAGGATGGACGATCTGGAAAGGTCAGAGCAAAGAGGGACCGCTCCCGAGGTCTCCGAGGAGATCGCCTCGCTGAAGGGCCAGCTTGACTCTCTGAAGAAGGAGAGGGACAAGCAGGCTGCTCTGGCCGAGGACTACCTGAACACCGCCCGCCGCGTACAGGCGGAGTTCGAGAACTACAAGAAGCGAACGCTGCGGGAGAGAGAGGAGATCGTCAAAGCAGCCAACGAGAAGCTGCTCGCCGACCTCCTGCCGGTGTTCGACGATTTCGAGCGCGCCCTCGCCGCCCAGTGCTCCGAGAAGGAGCTGAAGGACGGCATCATCAAGATACATGAGAACATCGCCGCCCTCCTGAGAGAATACGAAGTGAAGGAGATCCCCTCGGAGAGGTTCGACCCCTCCGTGCACGAGGCGTTCGCGCTGGGAGAGGGAGAGGACGGCAAGATACTGGAAGTTTACCAGAAGGGATATTTCCTCGGCAACAAGGTGCTGAGGTGCTCCAAGGTAAAGGTAGCTAAGAACACAGGTGACAACAATGGCTAA
- a CDS encoding CBS domain-containing protein, which produces MTLVSEIMTVPVLVLYEDMTLREATVLMADRGISGAPVVGAHGEMIGLLSESNILEYAAGKGCVGPGCRTLSFLTLPYDKLARDEALCLRYKSIGDAKVSSAMNDEVVTVSPDDDIGKALDTLMRFGINRVPVVDRDGKLVGIVARQNILLAVCRDARSGTALQCAPRAGGP; this is translated from the coding sequence ATGACCCTCGTGAGCGAGATCATGACCGTTCCGGTGCTGGTCCTATATGAGGACATGACCCTGCGCGAGGCGACCGTTCTGATGGCCGACCGAGGGATATCCGGCGCGCCGGTGGTCGGCGCCCACGGAGAGATGATCGGGCTCCTATCGGAAAGCAACATACTGGAATATGCGGCCGGCAAGGGGTGCGTGGGGCCGGGGTGCCGCACCCTCTCCTTCCTGACGCTTCCGTACGATAAGCTGGCGCGCGACGAGGCGTTGTGCCTCCGGTACAAGAGCATCGGGGATGCCAAGGTCAGCTCTGCCATGAACGACGAGGTGGTGACCGTCTCCCCCGACGACGACATCGGCAAGGCCCTGGACACCCTGATGCGCTTCGGGATCAACCGCGTCCCGGTGGTGGACAGGGACGGCAAACTGGTGGGGATCGTGGCGCGGCAGAACATCCTCCTGGCGGTGTGCCGGGACGCCCGGTCGGGGACCGCCCTGCAGTGCGCGCCCCGAGCAGGGGGGCCGTAG
- a CDS encoding pyridoxamine 5'-phosphate oxidase family protein → MRLKEKEITDRKEIEELLMKEKVCRFAMCDGDTPYVLPTTYGYRDGTLYIHSAKKGRKIDVLKENPRVSFVVDTGHDLMQGPLDTSCKSTIKFKSVIGSGRARFVEDAEEKREAMDIIMTHQFGQATFGYSDEGIRNMAIIRVDLESLTGKKNGY, encoded by the coding sequence ATGAGGCTCAAGGAGAAGGAGATAACCGACCGCAAGGAGATCGAGGAGCTGTTGATGAAGGAGAAGGTGTGCCGCTTCGCCATGTGCGATGGGGACACCCCCTACGTCCTGCCGACCACCTATGGCTACCGGGACGGGACGCTGTACATACACTCGGCCAAGAAGGGCCGCAAGATCGACGTGCTGAAGGAGAACCCCCGCGTAAGCTTCGTAGTGGATACCGGACATGATCTGATGCAGGGGCCGTTGGACACCTCGTGCAAGTCGACCATCAAGTTCAAGAGCGTGATCGGGTCAGGAAGGGCTCGGTTCGTGGAGGACGCCGAGGAGAAGCGCGAGGCCATGGACATCATAATGACCCACCAGTTCGGACAGGCCACATTTGGGTACAGCGACGAGGGCATCCGCAACATGGCCATCATCAGGGTTGACTTGGAGAGCCTGACAGGGAAGAAGAACGGCTACTGA
- the thsB gene encoding thermosome subunit beta, whose product MGNTPILILKEGTKRDKGKDAQYNNIMAARAIADAVRSTLGPRGMDKMLVDTLGDVVITNDGVTILKEIDVEHPAAKMLVEVAKTQDEEAGDGTTTAVILSGELLKKAIDLIESNIHPTIIAAGYRLAATKAQEVLDSVAKDVKVEDKKALKMIAETSMISKSVSGSRDYLSDLTVKAVTAVAEKDGKWSVDMDNIQVVKKTGGSMDDSELIQGVIIDKEPVHPGMPKVVEKAKIALLDAAIEVQKTEIDAKIEITDPSQMQAFLDEEENMLRNMVKKIKDAGANVVFCQKGVDDLAQHFLAKEKIYSVRRVKKSDIEKLAKATGGNVITKIEELSPEDLGLAAKVEARKIQDDEYTFVTGCKNPKAVSLLLRGGTDHVIAEVERSLDDAMSVVAVAIEDGKIVTGGASTAVEIAMRLREYAASVGGREQIAIDAYASAMEVIPTALAENAGLDPIDVLINLRKAHKDGKTHAGINVYTGKVVNMLDEKVIEPIRVGRQAINSATDAAVLILRIDDVIASKGGAGMPPGGMPPGGMGGMGDMD is encoded by the coding sequence ATGGGAAATACACCTATACTCATCCTTAAGGAGGGTACCAAGAGAGACAAGGGAAAGGACGCCCAGTACAACAACATCATGGCCGCCAGGGCCATCGCTGACGCCGTCCGGAGCACCTTGGGCCCCCGTGGGATGGACAAGATGCTCGTAGACACCCTCGGGGACGTTGTGATCACCAACGATGGCGTCACCATCCTGAAGGAGATCGATGTGGAGCACCCCGCCGCCAAGATGCTGGTCGAGGTCGCCAAGACCCAGGATGAGGAGGCCGGGGACGGCACCACCACCGCTGTTATTCTGTCCGGTGAGCTGCTCAAGAAGGCCATCGACCTGATCGAGTCCAACATCCACCCCACCATCATCGCCGCCGGGTACAGGCTCGCCGCCACCAAGGCCCAGGAGGTCCTGGACAGCGTGGCCAAGGATGTCAAGGTCGAGGACAAGAAGGCCCTGAAGATGATCGCGGAGACCTCCATGATCTCCAAGTCCGTCAGCGGCTCCCGCGACTACCTGTCCGACCTGACCGTGAAGGCCGTGACCGCCGTCGCCGAGAAGGACGGCAAGTGGTCCGTGGACATGGACAACATCCAGGTGGTCAAGAAGACCGGAGGCTCCATGGACGACAGCGAGCTCATCCAGGGCGTCATCATCGACAAGGAGCCGGTACACCCTGGCATGCCCAAGGTAGTGGAGAAGGCCAAGATCGCCCTGCTCGACGCCGCCATCGAGGTCCAGAAGACCGAGATCGACGCCAAGATCGAGATCACCGACCCCTCCCAGATGCAGGCCTTCCTCGATGAGGAAGAGAACATGCTGCGCAACATGGTCAAGAAGATCAAGGACGCCGGCGCCAACGTGGTATTCTGCCAGAAGGGCGTTGACGACCTCGCCCAGCACTTCCTCGCCAAGGAGAAGATCTACTCCGTGCGCAGGGTCAAGAAGTCCGACATCGAGAAGCTGGCCAAGGCCACCGGCGGCAACGTCATCACCAAGATCGAGGAGCTGTCCCCCGAGGACCTGGGCCTGGCCGCCAAGGTAGAGGCGCGCAAGATCCAGGACGATGAGTACACCTTCGTCACCGGCTGCAAGAACCCCAAGGCCGTGTCCCTTCTCCTGAGGGGCGGCACCGACCATGTCATCGCCGAGGTGGAGCGCTCCCTGGACGACGCCATGAGCGTCGTCGCCGTGGCTATCGAGGACGGGAAGATCGTGACCGGCGGGGCCAGCACCGCGGTGGAGATCGCCATGAGGCTCCGCGAGTACGCCGCGTCCGTGGGCGGCCGCGAGCAGATCGCCATCGATGCCTACGCCAGCGCGATGGAGGTCATCCCGACCGCTCTCGCCGAGAACGCCGGACTGGACCCCATCGACGTCCTCATCAACCTGAGGAAGGCCCACAAGGACGGCAAGACCCACGCCGGTATCAACGTCTACACCGGCAAGGTCGTGAACATGCTGGACGAGAAGGTCATTGAGCCCATCCGCGTCGGGCGGCAAGCCATCAACTCCGCCACCGACGCCGCGGTCCTTATCCTCAGGATCGACGATGTCATCGCCTCCAAGGGCGGCGCTGGCATGCCTCCGGGCGGAATGCCCCCAGGCGGCATGGGCGGCATGGGCGACATGGACTGA